The Funiculus sociatus GB2-C1 genome includes the window AAGAATTGTCGGCTAAAAACTCATCCACCTTGTTCAGCCACTCACATTCCTGAGATTGATTCAACGCCGTCTCAACTGCGGCAACAAAATCTGGTACTGTGTCTGCAATCTGTACCAAACCCATATCCCCGTAAGGACGCACCACATCACGGATAGAAGTAGACACCACTGGTTTACCAGCAGCGAGGTATTCTGGGGTTTTTGTGGGACTAATAAAGCGTGTTGACTCGTTATGAGCAAAAGGCAACAATGCCACATCCCATCCAGCAATATATGCAGGCAACTCTTGATAAGATTTGCCACCCAGATAATGAATATTGGGGTGGCGTGGCAAAACTTCTGGATCTATTTTGACAACTGGACCAATAATAACTAAATGCCAGTCAGGACGCGCTTCGGCAATGCCACCAAGCAAGTCGATGTCCATGCGCTCGTCTATCACCCCAAAGAATCCCAGACGCGGGTGGGGAATATCCACTTGATCTGCTGGTTCTTGTGTAACCTTGCGTTCAACGTCTCGACATTGTGCAAAGTGCGCTTTGTCAATGCTACTCGGAAATGCGTAGACGTTCGGGTGGTGGTTACGCTTGCTCTCGTAAATACTTTGTCCGCCTGTAAATACCAAGTCTGCACGGCTGAATAGTTCAGCTTCCAGCTCTTTTAGGGCAGGTGGCGCTCCCTTAAATGCAGATAGCTCGTCCATGCAGTCATAGACAACAACCTGCGGCTCTAAGTGGCGCGAGAACCCCATAGCCATCGGCGTATAGTACCAGAGGATGTAGTCGCTAATCTGCGCTGCATCAAACAAATCATCTAACATCACCTGTTGAGTGGTTTTTACTGCTTCTTCACTCAGTCCTTCTCTCAGGTGCGGCACTACAACGCAGACTCCATCTTCACCGATGCTAATATCAATTCGCCCCTCGGCATCGGCACTAAAAATCGGCTCTTCGATAAAAAATACACGTCGCTGCTTGCTAAAGCGGCTTAGGAGATGCTGAGGTCGCTGATAGACAAAATTCCAACGTAAATGCGACAAGCAGACCAGATCCGGTGTATCTGAAAAGGAAGATTTAGGAAAATCAAACTTCAACTTTGATAATGCATTTAGGGATGGTGATTCGGGTGCGGTTTTAGAAGAATTTTCTATTTCCCATGCTCCAACACTGCTAACACTATTGTTCACTTTTTTTTCCTGTTGGGACATAACTAGCCTCGGATAGTTATATAATCGAAATATGGCTTCCAAAATTGTCTTACCCTTGAAAGGTAAAAGCTAATTCAGAAAGTAAAACATGGCATTTTTTGCAGCCTTCATTCTTCAGAAACAGCAATAACGAACGTAATAAAGCACCAACTAGCGCTTTGCAAACCGTGTCTTAACTTGCCAAGCATTTATTAAAAACAGCTTGGTACTGTATGTAAATTTACCTGATAAGTCTGCCGTTTCCTTCTCCCTGAAGGATGAATTTTATGTAAATGCTAAAAAAGACTATCGTTGGTCTTAGGCTTTACTAGAGCGGCTTGCTAGTCTTTCTAAAGAAAGGGCGGGATGTAAAATAATTTTGTGCTATAGAATACAAAGAATGCTGTGTAAAGGGCATTATTCCCAGGTAAAATGCCATAAAAGTAGGTGTAATAGCTTTTTGCTGCTGCATTCCGAGGGGAGCGATCGCGCTGTTGCCAATCAGTCAGAAAATTGGAACAACTAAGTACGCGATCGCACACTTGCTTTTGACTATAAGGGTTCCCGATAAGCTATAAAAGCTCGGCTGATAGGGAGTTGCAGACAAAGCTCGGATTTGATATAGTAATCTCATTTTGGGTTGGAATTGGTAAAGATAGAGCTGCTTAACAGGATGCGATCGCGCAAATTTTCATTGCTGACATTCATCCTGATAAAACTCTTTGGTTGTTCCATCTGGATAGAATAACTTCACACACCAACTATCTCGTTTTCGCCACGCATCATAGGCGAAAACTAACGCCCAAACTGTCAGTAACCCGGCCCCGGCGGTAACAGCTAAACGTTTCCATGCGACCTTTGTTATTTTTTTAGAGCGCTTTCTTCTGCCAATACTGCGTTTCAATTGCAAAAATCCCTTTCACTCACAGCAGTTATCCTTATACAAACCCGATCGCTGCTAGTCTGCACAATTCCATAAAATTCTTAAGTCAATAGTAGGCTGGGAAAACCCTGAAAATATCGCCCAAAACGGTGCATTAGAGCGTTTACTCTCAATACATCTCGGTTAGTAGACTTCTTGCATTCCTTCCGCCCTGAACTAAGGTACTCTGCGAGAAGCTGCGAAAGCGTATACACGGCTTCATAACTAAAGCCATCGTCACCCCAAATAAATGTTCCAACCCGTAAAACGGGTTTAAGCTTTAAGAAGAGAAATTTATTTCAACGCCATGAATGCTTTATCAACAAGGTTATCTCGATTGGTAGAATTTATATAAAAATCAGAATTGGGTTAGAAAAAGCAGATATATAGCAATCGTAAATGATTCGTGAACCCCTGTAGGGACACGGCACTGCCGTGTCCCTACACCAGGGTTGAATACTTGTTCACAACTTAAATAGGATTGCTATAGCAGTCCTCAATGATTTGTGAAGGCGGGATACCCGACTTCTTACAGCCGGGTATCTGAACCCCTAGCTCACAACTAAAAGAAGATGGCGATCTTAGTTAGCATGAAAATGTATCTGTCTACAAAATCACAAAGCACGTAGGATGGCTATAGTATTAAAATGATTACGCGATCGCTTATTCTGGGGCTGCTGGCTTACCTCACCTCTAGCTGCTCGACTATGACCTTAACCCGCATTGAGCAACCAGTTTCTCAATCGACTGCTTCGACAGCAACTGCAATTACCAGCCTGTTACCGGCTCTGGAAAATACGGAAGAATCCTATAAAGAAGTAGCCAGCGCACAACCACCTAAAGCAATGTTCAATCTTGGCTCCTATCAATGGAAAAATCGCCTATTATTGGTTTTTGCCCCTACAGAAAATAGCCCCGCTTACCAAAGCCAAATGCAGCTACTTCAGAAACAAGCTGCGGGATTAAATGATAGAGATTTGCTAGTTATTGAGTTGTTTAAAGAAGGTAAAAGCCGCATCAACAACCAAGTTATTGATGACTCGGCGGTGGCTCAACTCCGCAATCGATTTAATATTAGCTCTGAGGAATTTAGTGTCATCCTAGTGGGTAACGATGGTACGCAAAAGCGCCGCGATAAATCTCCAGTCGCACCTGATATTGTTTTTAAGCAAATTGATGCCATGCCTATGCGCCGCCAAGAGATGCAACAACGGCGCAGTTAAATAGCAGATACACCCCACACGCCCGCACCCTAAAAGGTTGATGATGCTCCACAAGATAAGCCCGCCTGCGTGGGCTTAACATCAGCCGTAGCGTAGGCAGGCTTGTTTTATTCGCCCTAGAGTTTACTCGTTAGGCGTTTTTACCAAACTTTTCATCGCTAAACTTTGCCATCCTTTCCTGACAATTAAAATTAACAATGCTGCTACCAAACCTACAGCCACGATAGGTACAAAAATTGCTAATATCGATAAAATAATCGAACTAGCTGCTTCAACTGTGGAAACAACCGCATTGCCAATTCCTACCGTCAGAGCTGTTGAAGATAAGCGAGTCATTGCCGTAAATGCTTGCACAAGTCCTGCCGAACCGCCACCAGCAATTACCGCTATTGTCCACTGCAATAAAGGATCAGTGTTGGGAATTAAGGCTGCAACGATGGAAGTTCCCACAGCGATCGCAGTCGGTGTAGAAACAGTATCTAGTAAATTATCCACCCACGGAATATAGTAAGCCGCAATCTCAACGCAAGTCGCTACAGCAAACGCCTCCAACGCCGGATAAGTTCCTACCCACTCAAAGTTCTGTGAAAGTGGCAAATGTCCAAAGAGTGCAGCAATACTCATTACCAGTGGCGGTACAAAAATCCGAAAGCCGCAAGCCGCACTCAAACCGATGCCAATTGCAATAGTTAACAGAGTATCCATAGCTACTTCAAAATGCGGAAACACACATTACTAGCTTAAGAAAAATTTCTTTTAGATGTTTCCTACTTTTTGAGTAACATATTGCAATATCGCTGATTTTAAGTTTTGGTGCAACTTTACAGATTAAAACCATCCTTAAAAATAAGGCGAATATTGGCTGATTATAAGCGGCGCATTCCTCTTAACAAAACTAACAACCCCAAGGCTAAAGCTAATCCTACCGCTGTTGCAGCAATTAGTGATTGATTAGCTTGACGTACTGCGATCGCTACATAAGCCCAGATGATTACCAGGGGAAAGGCAATGTCAGATCGCGTTTTAGCAATAGTAGCAGCGATCGCTCCCCCTACTAGCAGCATAATTACTGTCCACGCTTGGGGACTGATACCCCAACCATTCCAGCCTAAACTGTAAAGTGTACTCGCCACATTGACAATCGTCGCCACGCTAATCCAACCTAGATAAATACTCAAAGGAGTATGAACCAACCACAACTCTTTGCGTGATACTCTTTCCGTACCAATTCCCAACCGCAGATAAATTCCAATCAGAGGTAGCAAAATAAAAAGCATCGCTACCACCGAAAGCGCGAAAAATTGATATACAAAAAGAAACACCCACACAATTTGAGCAATACTAGCTACTGCTAAAAGATAGCCAACCCGCCGTAGCAGAGGATTTTGCCGTTGGTTAGGAAGTACCTGATATACGCCAAAGCTAATTAACCCCAAATAAATCAGGCCCCAAATTGCAAAAGCATAATTGGCGGGTATAATTTGCACATTGCTAAAGAAAGTATTGGAAACTTCGCCAATTGTTAATCCATTAGGCGGAGAAACATTCGCATATACATTGATACCGAAAGCAGCGAGGACAGCAATCAAATTGACCCATTGCAGAATCAAATTTGAGTCAAAGGGCTTATTGACTGAATTCATATAGATAAATACCTCAAACACAGACTGCTCAAGCCGTGATATAGCAATCCTAAATAGGTTGTAAACCTCTCTCTTTTATCTCTGGAGCGCCCTCTGCGCGTCGGGCAGTTCGTTTTTTTACAAATCAAATAGGACTGCTATATAACGTTTCTCAGTTGGGTGGAATATATCGCAATTGAGACCTTAGGGCGACCTTGATAGAGACATAATGCCATGTCCCTACAGATGTATCGCACCCAACCATTGAATTGCTATATATTATTATCGCGTTTCTAGCTTAGATAGGCTCTCCGGTTTGTCTACGGTTTACAACCAATTTAGGTTGTGGCATTAGGCAAAATTGCCCTTTGGAGATTAACGCCTGTGAGGTTAGCGCCTGTGAGATTAGCGCCTGTGAGGTCAGCTGCTGTAAGATTAGCTCCTCTGAGATTAGCTTTGCTGAGGTTAGCACCAGCCAGCGTAGTCCGCACCAGGTTAGCCCATCTCAAATCAGCTGCGTAAAAGTCAGCTTCGCTCAAGTTAGCTCGGAAAACGTAAGCTTTACTAAGGTGCGCCTCACTCAAGTTAGCTTTGTGGAGGTTAGCCTTGTAAAGGTAGGCCCCCATGAGTTCAGCATTGTAGAGGTTAGCTCCTGTAAGGTCAGCTTCAATCAAGTTAGCTGCGATCAGGTTAGCCTCACACAGATTCGACCTTCCCAGTTTTGCTCCACCCAGATCAGCACCGCTGAGGTTAGCTTCTCTGAGGTCAGCGCCGATCAAGTTCGCATTGCTGAGGTTAGCTCCTTTTAGGTTAACCATTCTCAGGTCAGCGCCGATCAGGTTAGCGTTACCCAGATCAGCATCTCTGAGGTTAGCTTCGCTTAGGTTCGCAATGCTGAAATCCGCTTCTTGAAGGTTAGCGTCCATGAGTTGGGCTTCTTGAAGGTTCGCATGAGCCAGATTCGCATGGCTAAGGTTCGCGGTGATCAGTTTAGCTTTGCAGAGATCGGCTTTTCTCAGGTTTGCTCGTTGCAAGCTTGCGCCTCTGAGGTTCGCGCCTCTGAGATTCGCTTCGCTGAGGTCTGGTTCTATCTCTGGGTTTTGCCTTCTCCACTCAATCCATTTGACTGCACCTTCTTTAAGTAGGGCAAGATGCTGTATAGACATATCTGGTTAGTTTGGTAATTTTTGTTGGGTAATCTAGAACAGAGTGGTTTTATATAAATCCAAAAAATTATTCCTTACGCATAGCGGCAGGATTTTGCCTCCCAAGCACGTTTTCAATCGCCGCCAGCGCCCCATCAGCACCCGCTAAAATATCTTGTTCTTTTCCACCCAGGTAGAGGCGACCGAAGCTTCCGACAGCATTAACCTCAAGGATGTTAATCGCGGCGGCTTTTTCCGCTTCGTTCGCCGCTAGTGCTGCATAAGCGGCTGGTTCTACTTCTAATACATAAAGTGTTTGTCCTGCTAGTAGCAGTTGTCCGCGTCGGGTGCGATTGATTAGTTGTGTTTGGTGCGCGTCTATGTTGCGGATAATTTGGCTGGAAACGACTCGCGGTTTGAGACATTCTTCTCTTTTGACTCCCAGTGCGTCTAAAATTGCTCTCCCAGCGGCCCGCGTCTCGCCTTGCGTGCTGGAATGAATTTCTAGAAGTCCATAAAGTCGCTCAACAACCTGCACCCCTGGACGTACAGAGGCAGATTTTAGGGCGACATCGGTAATCCGGTTGATTTCAATCCCTGGCGAGATTTCAATCCACAGCGACGCATCTCCTGGCAATGGCAAGAAGCCTAGCGCCACTGTACCGATGTAAGCTGCGTGCTGTGGCTGCAAGCTGTCTAGAAATACGTAACTGCGTAGTTCTATGCCCAAGGTCTTTTCTCCGGACAATATGGTGCAACTTAAGAGTTTACCTTGATACCGGAATCAGTAAAAATATCGGCTGTTGATGGGCTTCGCCAATTTGCGGGACTGTAAGTTTTTTCAATCGTGGTAGTTCTACCCATCTATAGACGATGGTTCTATCCATTTACAGACACAACCGCCCAGATAGCCGCGTTAGATTATTTACATAAGTTAATAACGCTAGACAGACGGAGCGATTTATGATACCTGATCTCTTAGAAGATACCAAAGACTATTGGCGGAAATTAGATGAGTTAGAAGCTGCCTATAAAAAAGGGGAAGTTTCTATTCAGGAGGTGGATGCTAAAGTAAAATTGCTGATGACCGAATTAGGGCGATCGCGCAAGCAAGCATTGAGCTATTTTGTGAGTAGCTTTCGCGCCAAGTGGTCGCAACAACCTGAAATCATTGTGGGTGTAGCACTTCTAGGAATCATTACCTACGCTTGGGCCGTTGTCAGCTAGACTATTTTTCTGGGTTTAAAATTGAACTTTGTACAATTCAAATAACTCGCCGGATTTCCGCTTGACAATTTTTGCTCCGGTAGCTTTAATTATTTTTTCCCACTCTGCGATAGGCGAGAGAAACACCTCTGCACCTAAATAGGTTTCCAGAACCGCCCAATCTTCCGATAAGGGACTTTCTTGGTTGAGAATGTCAAAAACAAATATACCGCCGGGTTTCAGCACTCGCTTGACTTCGTTCATCGCGATTTCCCAGTAATCGAGCGGAAAATAACAACTCCATCCGGTTGCGATCGCTAAGTCAAAAAAATCATTTTCGTATTTTAACTGCTGGGCTGAACCCAACTCAACACCTTTGAACAGCTTCGAGTTTAACTGGGAACCGCGAGAATTGAGTGCATCGCGGGCCACGGTGCTGATTTCTTGACCATAAAAATATGCTCCCCAATCCCGCCAAGGATAGATTAAAAAGCTAACGCCACAGCCAATATCTAAACAGCGTTGATTTTTTTGAGGTTGGGCAATTTCCCAGAATGGAGAAGTGATTTTTTGGGTAAGAGTACCTGCTACCCACTCTTGAAAGATTGGCATTGCTTCAACTTCTTGGGGCAATTCAAAGGCTGCACTCTGATACTGTTTATTGAAGCGAATAGCTAAATCTGCCTGTCTTTGGGCGTACAATCTCTCTGATTGATGGTCATCTGCACTTTGGGCGCTGAGTGAGGCGAAGCTGTTTTGTTGAAATGGTTTTTCCGGAAATTTAGACATGAGACGATAATTGCTGTTTAAATTCGGACGATCTCTACCTTAAGGATAGATGACAAAAAGGCTTTCTTGCCCATGAGATTAGCATGAAGCCGCCCTGATTTTGAGCGATCGCTGATTGCGGATGTTGGTTTAGGGGTGGATTTATTATAGCGATCGCTTCCCATCTTACAAAACCCGGACTTGCGAATCTACTTTATCCCTCCTTTCGCACTAAAGACTGATTAAATTTATTTTTAAACTTGACAACATGGCTTTATAACCCTGTCTAAGGGTTGTTTTAAGGTTGAGTTATCACAAATAAAGGTTAAAAAAATGATTAAACCGTGGATGGTTATTGTAGGCATCACCTTTTTAGTTTCCTTTGGTAGTTTTTTTATTAAACCGCGCGATGTTAAGTGGGCAGCCCACCTAAGCTTACCAAAGTGGTTAGTAGTTTTTGAGCCAGCAATTCCCGTAATCTGGAATCTCATTTTCTTAAGCGGAGCCATAAGTGCTTCTATTATCTGGGATAAAGACCCAGGTAGTCTCAAAACTTGGTTATTAATGGCAACCTATCTGTTACTAGAAATAGTTACAGTAACTTACATTCCAGCTACTCTGAGACTGAGGAATCTCAGTGTCGGTACAATTATTGGAGGTGCTGGATTAATTGTAGCTATCCTGTTGACACTATCTGTATTACCGATTTCTAGTTTGGCGGCGGCGCTACTAATTCCTTATTTGGTTTGGAGTCCGATTGGCACTTATGGTACCTGGAAAATGACTCAGCTTAATCCTGATGCTGCATAAGTTGCCTTTCTACAACTAAAATTAGATGGTAGTAAGCAGTATGCCCTTCATCGCCAAATA containing:
- a CDS encoding glycosyltransferase family 1 protein; its protein translation is MNNSVSSVGAWEIENSSKTAPESPSLNALSKLKFDFPKSSFSDTPDLVCLSHLRWNFVYQRPQHLLSRFSKQRRVFFIEEPIFSADAEGRIDISIGEDGVCVVVPHLREGLSEEAVKTTQQVMLDDLFDAAQISDYILWYYTPMAMGFSRHLEPQVVVYDCMDELSAFKGAPPALKELEAELFSRADLVFTGGQSIYESKRNHHPNVYAFPSSIDKAHFAQCRDVERKVTQEPADQVDIPHPRLGFFGVIDERMDIDLLGGIAEARPDWHLVIIGPVVKIDPEVLPRHPNIHYLGGKSYQELPAYIAGWDVALLPFAHNESTRFISPTKTPEYLAAGKPVVSTSIRDVVRPYGDMGLVQIADTVPDFVAAVETALNQSQECEWLNKVDEFLADNSWDSTWGSMMQLVEGVISNASASSKEVLTPDMQSVSTG
- a CDS encoding DUF4174 domain-containing protein, which translates into the protein MITRSLILGLLAYLTSSCSTMTLTRIEQPVSQSTASTATAITSLLPALENTEESYKEVASAQPPKAMFNLGSYQWKNRLLLVFAPTENSPAYQSQMQLLQKQAAGLNDRDLLVIELFKEGKSRINNQVIDDSAVAQLRNRFNISSEEFSVILVGNDGTQKRRDKSPVAPDIVFKQIDAMPMRRQEMQQRRS
- a CDS encoding DUF4126 domain-containing protein; the protein is MDTLLTIAIGIGLSAACGFRIFVPPLVMSIAALFGHLPLSQNFEWVGTYPALEAFAVATCVEIAAYYIPWVDNLLDTVSTPTAIAVGTSIVAALIPNTDPLLQWTIAVIAGGGSAGLVQAFTAMTRLSSTALTVGIGNAVVSTVEAASSIILSILAIFVPIVAVGLVAALLILIVRKGWQSLAMKSLVKTPNE
- a CDS encoding tryptophan-rich sensory protein — encoded protein: MNSVNKPFDSNLILQWVNLIAVLAAFGINVYANVSPPNGLTIGEVSNTFFSNVQIIPANYAFAIWGLIYLGLISFGVYQVLPNQRQNPLLRRVGYLLAVASIAQIVWVFLFVYQFFALSVVAMLFILLPLIGIYLRLGIGTERVSRKELWLVHTPLSIYLGWISVATIVNVASTLYSLGWNGWGISPQAWTVIMLLVGGAIAATIAKTRSDIAFPLVIIWAYVAIAVRQANQSLIAATAVGLALALGLLVLLRGMRRL
- a CDS encoding pentapeptide repeat-containing protein; protein product: MSIQHLALLKEGAVKWIEWRRQNPEIEPDLSEANLRGANLRGASLQRANLRKADLCKAKLITANLSHANLAHANLQEAQLMDANLQEADFSIANLSEANLRDADLGNANLIGADLRMVNLKGANLSNANLIGADLREANLSGADLGGAKLGRSNLCEANLIAANLIEADLTGANLYNAELMGAYLYKANLHKANLSEAHLSKAYVFRANLSEADFYAADLRWANLVRTTLAGANLSKANLRGANLTAADLTGANLTGANLTGVNLQRAILPNATT
- a CDS encoding class I SAM-dependent methyltransferase, which gives rise to MSKFPEKPFQQNSFASLSAQSADDHQSERLYAQRQADLAIRFNKQYQSAAFELPQEVEAMPIFQEWVAGTLTQKITSPFWEIAQPQKNQRCLDIGCGVSFLIYPWRDWGAYFYGQEISTVARDALNSRGSQLNSKLFKGVELGSAQQLKYENDFFDLAIATGWSCYFPLDYWEIAMNEVKRVLKPGGIFVFDILNQESPLSEDWAVLETYLGAEVFLSPIAEWEKIIKATGAKIVKRKSGELFELYKVQF
- a CDS encoding TspO/MBR family protein, translating into MIKPWMVIVGITFLVSFGSFFIKPRDVKWAAHLSLPKWLVVFEPAIPVIWNLIFLSGAISASIIWDKDPGSLKTWLLMATYLLLEIVTVTYIPATLRLRNLSVGTIIGGAGLIVAILLTLSVLPISSLAAALLIPYLVWSPIGTYGTWKMTQLNPDAA